The DNA sequence GGTGGTCGAGCGGTGTTCTTCGGCCATGGCCCGGACGCGGTCGACCAGGGCAGGCGGCAGAGCAACGGCGGGAGCGGGCACCGGGGTCGAGGTGGCCACCGGTTCGGCGGCGATGCGCTTGGGAACGGGCTCAGGCTCGGTGAGCGGCGCCGGGAGGGCTTCTCGGTCGGTCGTGTCGTCAGTGGCCGGAGCAGGGCGTGTCTCCGTGTCCCCCGTCGGCGAGACCGGGACGGTCGGCGCTTCCGGGAGGTGTGGTGCGTGGGCCAGGAGCGTTCCGCCGAAGAAGGCGACGGCGGGCCAGCCGGCGACCACGACGCGGAGCGAGGCGGGGACGTCGTCCAGGTCGAGGAGCCCGGCGGTGGCCACGTTGGCGCCGAGGGAGGCGGCCAGGGCGATGAGGAACCACAGTCGCGGGCCGCCTGCCGCCTGTCCCGCTCGCTGCAACTGCCTCATCCGGCGCCAAGCGGCTACCAGCAGCAGGTCGACGCTGACGGGGTAGGCCCATGCCTTCCAGCCGTTCTGTCCGGCTGCCTCGGCCAGGTCGTGCAGGTGTGAAAAGGACAGGGCGCCCGCGATGACGGCTTGAACGATCACAGCGTCCACGCGGGCCAAGTGGGCTCGCATCGGATCGACTCCTTCCGCTCGCTCAGTCGGCGGGCTTGAGGGCGTCGGCGCGCTCACGGGCGAGGCGGGCCACCTCTGCGGCGTCGGCGTCACCGGGGGTGTGGGCGGCGATGCGCTCCAGGACGTCCGCCTTGCGTTGCATGAGCGCGGCGTGGTCGGCCGGGGTCCGGTCCTGCCGAAACGCGGCCAGATCGGCGATCAGCGCGCTCACCTCGGCGATGGTGGGGCGGGGCATGGGCTTCCTCTCGGTTTCGGGCATGGGCGGGGTAGGGACGTGGCGCGAGACGGTCACGCCGGCCGCAGAAGGGGGAATGCGGCTACTCGGTCGCCGGGCGGGTGGCGGGCACGGCGGCGGAGGACGAGGACGGCGCGGCCGACTCGATGACGGGCCGGAAGGAGTCGAGCCGCGGGAGTTCCGGAACCAGGGCGGCGGTGTCGCGGCAGACGGCTGCCGCGTCATCGAGGGTGAGGTGGGGCGAGCGGACTCGGGACCAGCCGCCGGAAGAGTCTCCGACGACGGCGACACCAGGCCGGTCGGCGGGAAT is a window from the Streptomyces capillispiralis genome containing:
- a CDS encoding DUF2637 domain-containing protein — protein: MRAHLARVDAVIVQAVIAGALSFSHLHDLAEAAGQNGWKAWAYPVSVDLLLVAAWRRMRQLQRAGQAAGGPRLWFLIALAASLGANVATAGLLDLDDVPASLRVVVAGWPAVAFFGGTLLAHAPHLPEAPTVPVSPTGDTETRPAPATDDTTDREALPAPLTEPEPVPKRIAAEPVATSTPVPAPAVALPPALVDRVRAMAEEHRSTTGRPADPDAVRVRLGLPPSMTASVAAHL